In Propionispora vibrioides, the sequence AGCGGAGCATCGATCTCATCTACCATGGTAAACGGTGCCGGCCGGTAGGTTAAAAAGGCAAACAGTAAGGCAATGACCGTCAAAGCCCGTTCCCCACCCGATAATAATACCAGGCTTTGCTGCTTTTTGCCGGGCGGCTGCACCCAGACTTCAACCCCCGTTTCCAGCGGTTTGTCCGGTTCCAGCAGAGACAGCCAGGCCTTGCCGCCACCGAACAGGCGCTCAAAGATCCCACTGAAATGCTGATTAATTTCTTTAAAGGCCACGCTGAATTGCTTGGACATTTTCTTGTCGATATCTTGAATAATCGTTGCTAAATATTCGCGGGCATTTTTTAAATCCTCCGATTGATTCCGCAGAAACTCATACCGTTCCCGCACGCGGGCAAATTCTTCAATCGCGCTATGATTAACCGGTCCCAACAGAGCAATCTCCTCTTCCAGCCATTTAGCTTGCACCGTTAGCTCCGCTACACTGCCCTCGCGGCAGCGGGCTACAGCCTCTTCCCAGGAAACATTACACCGTTCGGTCAGTTCCTTGCGGCAAGTCTCCAATTCATACTTGTATTTTGTGGCCATCAGTTCAAATTCATGCAGCCGGTTTTGGATTTCATTGTGACGCCGCCGTTTATCCTTTATCTCCTTTTCCAGCTTGGTAAGTTCCGTTAACGCGGCATACTTGCCGGACTCCAGTTCTTTCTTCGCCGCCAGGCAGTCGGCAGTCTGACCCTCTGTCGTCCGGTGCAGCTCCTTCACTTCTTTCAGCTCGGCATCATAGCCGGCTGTCTGTTCCCGCAGCGTTTCCGCTTCATTAGCCAATCGCTGCAGAACGGCGTCTGTCTTTGCCAGTTCCGTCCGGAGCATTTGGCTTTCGCTTTCCGCAGCCTGCATTTGCTGTTCCAGCGCTGTAAGCGAAACCCTGCAGTCGGTCACCGCATGACCGGCCAAATCTTTTTGCTCATTCAACAGCTTAAGTTCCTGCTGCCAACGAAGCATCTCCTGTTTATGCTCGGCATCACGATTTTCCAAAACAAGAACAGCTTCTTGTTTTTGAGCCAATTTAGTTTGCATTGCCGTTTTCTCACCGGTGAAAGAATCCATTTCCTCCTGCAGACTATCTACCGCCATTTGCAAACGCCGCAGTTCTCCCTGCAGATTGGTCCCATGCACTTCAAGCTGCGCCAGCCGCACTTCCAGGGCTTGCTTTTCTGCCAGCTTAACCTCCGCCGTTTTATCCAGCTCCAGCCGCTTTCGTTCGGCGGCACTCACCGCTTGCTGAGCTTGTTCCAGGGACGACTTGGTTTCCCCGATGGTCTTTTCCAACGCGGCAATTTCATTGCTGCGACTTAAAAAGCTGTTTTCCCGGCGATGCGTACTACCGCCGGTCAGAGAACCGCCCGGATTAACCTGCTGCCCGTCAAGCGTAACAATTCTCACACGATACTGATAGTTCTTGGCAATAGCCAGCGCAGCGTCAATATTTTCGGCTACGATGGTCCTTCCCAGCAGGAATTCCACCACTTTGCGGTATTTCTGTTCACATCCAACCACGGCTGAGGCCAGTCCCAGTGAACCGGCCGCCGCCGCTGCTTTTAGTTCATAATCCCGCGGCGTGCCGGTCTGAATAGTAGTAAGCGGCAGGAAAGTAGCCCGGCCCAGACGTTGGTCCTTTAAAAAAGCGATGGCCTGCTTGGCTGTCGTTTCATCTTCGGTAACAAGATATTGCAAGGCACCGCCTAAAGCAGTCTCCACCGCCGTCACATAAGGGTCCGGCACCTGAATTAATTGAGCCACCGCGCCGCAAATTCCCTGGCGCCAGGCTGCCCGGTTCTGCAGGACACTCTTGCTGCTGCGACCAAATCCATCAAAATCCTGCTGCATGTGAGACAGGATTTTATGTTTGGAAGCAAACTCATTCAGTTTTACCTGCAAAGC encodes:
- the smc gene encoding chromosome segregation protein SMC, with translation MLLRRLEAYGFKSFADKTEVDFGPGITVVVGPNGSGKSNISDAIRWVLGEQNIRNLRGSRVEDIIFSGSTGRRALGVAEVSLVFDNTDGVLPLDFNEVTITRRVFRSGESEYFINKAHCRLKDIHDLLADTGLGREAMPVISQNKVDEILNSKPEERRLIFEEAAGITRYKNRKKEALRKLDDTEQNLVRLEDIISEIELQLEPLEASAARTSRYQELQEELTACRITLLVDKLKKAEQMMESATLQEFALKEEELTVGNQVLLGEAELERLTAQLAELEENLRGTGESLQQAYRETERLEGRIALLAEKISQGSAVGERIAAEEQQNREQAKTLQDRLAESGRQLAEKREQVLVLQQNLTKSQDAYQQTAADIQAAEARLELCKEQSFDYLQELVSARNEIGTLEKDMAKLLTNQGEYARELAGYGEQLTQTGQAAETALAEKTGLAERMAELLKEEQRLAEVKQALEADCRDLQNKEKALQVKLNEFASKHKILSHMQQDFDGFGRSSKSVLQNRAAWRQGICGAVAQLIQVPDPYVTAVETALGGALQYLVTEDETTAKQAIAFLKDQRLGRATFLPLTTIQTGTPRDYELKAAAAAGSLGLASAVVGCEQKYRKVVEFLLGRTIVAENIDAALAIAKNYQYRVRIVTLDGQQVNPGGSLTGGSTHRRENSFLSRSNEIAALEKTIGETKSSLEQAQQAVSAAERKRLELDKTAEVKLAEKQALEVRLAQLEVHGTNLQGELRRLQMAVDSLQEEMDSFTGEKTAMQTKLAQKQEAVLVLENRDAEHKQEMLRWQQELKLLNEQKDLAGHAVTDCRVSLTALEQQMQAAESESQMLRTELAKTDAVLQRLANEAETLREQTAGYDAELKEVKELHRTTEGQTADCLAAKKELESGKYAALTELTKLEKEIKDKRRRHNEIQNRLHEFELMATKYKYELETCRKELTERCNVSWEEAVARCREGSVAELTVQAKWLEEEIALLGPVNHSAIEEFARVRERYEFLRNQSEDLKNAREYLATIIQDIDKKMSKQFSVAFKEINQHFSGIFERLFGGGKAWLSLLEPDKPLETGVEVWVQPPGKKQQSLVLLSGGERALTVIALLFAFLTYRPAPFTMVDEIDAPLDEANLQRFSGFLRDYAQSTQFIVVTHRKGTMEVADIIHGVTMEESGVSRLVSVKLVDAAG